The window CGACCAAGAGTTCGTCGACGCCCGCCGCGGCCCAGTCGACGCCCAAGACATCGTCTACTGGCGCTTCGCAGAAGTAGGAACCATGACGGACCCCACCTCGACTCCTCGTCCTCCCAAACGGTCGCTGTTTGAGCTGATCGCGGATGTTCCGCGCCTCGTCTCCGAGCTGGTTACCGCAGAGATCGAGCAGCTCAAGGCGGAGATGTTCGCCAAGTTCAAGGCCCTGGGCCTCGGAGCAGGCCTCATCGCCGGCGCTATTGTCGTCGTGCTGTTCATGGTGGGCGTGCTTCTGACCTCGGCCGTTTTGGCCCTGTCGCTGGTGATGCCCGGCTGGGCGGCGGCTCTTGTCGTCGCCGGCGTTCTGCTGATCATCGCTGCGATTCTGGCGCTCATCGGCTATCGAGTGATGAAGAAGGGCACCCCACCGGTTCCCGAGAAGACCATCGAGAGCGTTAAGAGCGACCTGGATGTTATCCGCGGGGTCAACCGTTAGCAGTTCGACCGACCTCAGCTACGAGCAACAAAGGAGAATCATGACGGACTCCCACACGATCAACCCAGCGGCTACTGCCGCTGCCGCCCGCGACAATCTGGGCGAAACCCTCGACGCGCTCGAGGACAAGCTCAACGTCAAAAAGCGAGCATCTGAGCTCGCGGAAAACGCGAAGCGCTCCTACGACGAGAATCCGGTTCCCTGGATTGTCGGCGCCACTGCAGCGCTCCTCGCGGTTGGCGGTCTCGTTGCCTGGGCAATCTTCAGCGACGACTAATCACGTATCAGGCCCCGGCGCGGTAACTCCGCGCCGGGGCCTTCGGTTTGGACACGGGAGCGCGGAGGGGCAGGATGGGGATATGACCCCCCTTCGCCCGGCAAAGCCGTTGACCGGTTGGCGCGTGCTCGTGCCCCGCGGCGGCGCCTACGGTGAGAACGTCGCCGCAACGCTTCGCAGCTTCGGGGCGACCGCGGTTGTCGCACCGATGATCAACTTCTCCATGCCAGAAGACACCGCCCCGCTCGACACCGCGCTCGAACGCCTTGAGGCGGGTTTCTATGACTGGCTTGTCGTGAGCAGCGCGACGTCGGTCGACGTGCTCAACCAGCGAGGAGTGCAGGTGCCGGCGCGCACCAGCATCGCGTGCGTGGGAGAAACGGCCCGCGCCGCTCTCACCCTCGCTGGCTACGAGGTGGACTTTGTGCCGAGCCTCGACAACTCCCCGCGCGGTCTTCTGCGTGAGTGGCCAGAGGATGCCCGCGGCGGAACCGCCCTGGTTCCCCTGGCGGGAGATATTGGCTCGCACGGGCTAGAGGGCCTCAGCGATGTGGGCCTCGATGTCGACTTTGTCGTTTCGCACCGCGTCATTGGCATTCCCGTCGCCGACCGGGTTAAGGCCGATGTCGCCTCAGGTCGCATCAGCGCCATCCTGATCAGCTCGGGAATTGTGGCCCGCGAGGTTACCGAGCAGCTCGGCGTTCTGCCCGAGACCACGGTTGTGGCCTGCATCGGGCCGCGCACCGCATTCGATGCCAGGGCGGCGGGCCTCACGGTCGATGTGATCTCAGACGATCGCACGGCGGAAACCCTGGTCGAGGCCCTGGCCGAGTATGCGCGCGAGCGCCCGGCCGAGGCACAGTAAGACCCACCGCCCGCACTGACTAGGCTCGAACGTCGACCACCGTGCGGCCGCGAACTCCTCCTTCGAGGATGAGGGCGGCCTGGTCGATAGCCGCCTCCAGCGGAACCGTCGTGGTGAGCGAGTCGAGTGCGTCGAGGTCAAGGTCCCGCGCCAACCGCGCCCACGCCGTTTCGCGCAGCGGCAGGGGAGCCAGCACGGAATTGATGCCGAGGAGCTTGACGCCCCGCAGGATGAACGGCATCACGGTTGTGGGCAGGTCGGCGCTCTGAGCGAGTCCGCACGATGCGACAGCGCCGTCGTAGTTGGTCTGCGCGAGCACATTGGCGAGGGTCGCGCCGCCGACCGCATCGATGGCCGCCGCCCAGCGCTGCTTTTGCAAAGGGCGACCAACGGCAGAAAGCTCCGACCGGTCGATGACGTCTGAGGCGCCGAGAGAACGAAGGTAGCCCGCCTGCTCCGGTCGGCCGGTCGACGCAGTGACGCTGTGGCCGAGCCGCGAAAGCAGGAGGGTTGCGATAGATCCCACACCACCCGCTGCGCCGGTAACCAATACTGGGCCCTCTGCCTCGAGAGCGCCCGACCTCTCGAGGGCAAGCACTGCCAGCATGGCGGTGAACCCGGCGGTGCCGATAGCGGCGGCGCGGGCTGCGCTAATGGTGCTGGGCAGGGGGACGAGCCACTCCGACTTGACGCGCGCGCGTTCCGCTAGCCCGCCGTGAAAGCTCTCGCCGACGCCCCAGCCGGTGACAATGACGGGGTCGCCGACCGCGAATCTGGGCGCAGCATCCGCAGCATCCGGGGCGCTGGTGTCAATGGAGGCGATGGTGCCGACCAGGTCGATTCCCGGGATGAGGGGGTAATTGCGAATCACCCCTGGCCTGCCCATGATCGCCAAGCCGTCCTTGTAGTTGATGCCCGAATACTCGATGTCGACAATCACATCGCCGGGCGCTCGCTCATCGTCGTGCAGCACGGAGTCGTCGAGCTCCGTGAGCTCGGTGGTGATGGCATCGTCGGTCTGAGAAGTCCACAGGGCACGCATGGGATTCACCCTAACCGGGTGTGGCGTGCCGCGACCAGGGGTCGCCGCACGTGGCTAGAGAGCGAGAGGAGGGCGCTCGCCGGATGTGCCTGTGGCGTCGGCCGGGTCGGTGCCGAGGTGCACAATGCGGTTGTCGGCATCCACGTGCACGATCGACGGCTCGAACTCGCGCGCCTCGTCGGGGGTCATCTGCGCATAGGCGATGAGGATGACGATGTCTCCGGGGTGCACGAGGTGCGCTGCAGCCCCATTGATCGAGATCACGCCGCTGCCGGGTTCGCCCGCAATTGTGTAGGTCTCGAGCCGAGCGCCGTTGGTCACGTCGACGATGGAGACCTGCTCGCCGGGCAGAATTCCGGATGCCTCAAGCAGCAGGCTGTCGACCGTTACAGATCCGACGTAGTGGAGGTTGGCCTGGGTGACGGTCGCGCGGTGGACCTTGGCCTTGAGCATCGTGAGCAGCATTTCGCTCTCAAGGCTAGCGGCACCCCGCTGAAAGGACTACCCGAACAGCACCCGGGCCTCGTCGTAGCGGTGCTGCGGCACCGTCTTGAGCTGGCCGAGGGCATCCTCGAACGGAACGGTGATGATGTCGGTTCCCCGAAGGGCCACCATCTTTCCCCACTGCTTGGTGCGTGCGAGCTCGAGCACCGACATGCCCAGGCGGGTGGCGAGTACACGGTCGTAGGAGGTGGGGGTGCCGCCGCGCTGAATGTGGCCGAGGGTCGTTGCCCTGGTCTCGATTCCTGTGCGCTCCTCGATCATGGGGGCGAGCATCTCGCCGATGCCGCCGAGTCGGGGTCGGCCGAAGGCATCGAGCCCGCGCTCGTGGTGGGTGTCGTCCATCGTGTCGAGCAAGAATCCCTCAGAAACGACAACGAGCGGCGCGCGACCTCTGTCGCTGGCGCTGGTCACCCATTCGATGATCTGATCCATCGACGTCTTCTGCTCGGGGATGAGGATGGCGTGCGCCCCGGCTGCCATGCCCGAGTGCAGGGCGATCCAGCCCACATGCCGGCCCATTACCTCGGCGATCATGCAGCGGCCATGGGCGTCGCCGGTGGTGCGCAGTCTGTCCATGGCATCCGTTGCGATCTGCACTGCGGTGTCGAAGCCGAATGTGTAGTCGGTTGCGGAGATGTCGTTGTCGATGGTCTTGGGAACGCCGACGATGGGCAGACCGGCATCGCTGAGGCGGCGGGCGGCGGCGAGGGTGCCTTCTCCGCCGATGGCAATGATCGATTCGATGTCGTTGCGCTCAAGCACCTCGCGAATGCGGTCAGGGCCGCCGTTGCCCTCGAAGGGGTTCGTGCGGGAGGTGCCCAGGATGGTTCCGCCCTGCTTGGAGATTCCCCTGACCTCGTGGCGGCCAAGCGGCAGCAGCTCTTCTTCTATGACGCCGCGCCATCCGCTTCGGAATCCCACGAACTCCTGGTTGTACATCTTGTCGCCCTTGAGGACGGCACCGCGGATGACGGCGTTGAGTCCGGGGGCGTCGCCGCCGCTGGTGAGGATTCCTATGCGCATAAACCCATCTTGGTAGAAGAGGGTCGTCGGCGCGAGGGGTGGTCCCCCCAAAAGTAGGGTGGCGGCATGAGTATCGCTCGCGATACAGTCTGCGCAGCGTGTAAGTCCACGAGCGTCGTCGCACTGATGGGGGAGCAATGAGCGCAGGGGAGTCGGTAGTCAACGACGAACTCGAACCGACCGAGCCTTTTGCGTCGGGCGCGGTGCCGGTTGTCGACGTAACGGCGCACGACGATTACGACGAGAAGGATCCCGGCAAAGTTCTGGGCATCGTGGGCATTGTGCTGAGCCTCGCGCTTGGCCTCATCGGTGTTGCGCTCGGCATCGTGTCGTACAAAAAGTCCCGCGCGGTTGGCTTTGCTGGCACGCTGGGAACGGTTTCGATCATCGTGGGCGTGATTACGACGGTGTTGCTGGTGCTTCAGTTGGTGCTGCTCTCGACGAACAACGGAATTGGCGGCGCCTGCGACGGCCGTAAGGCTGGCGTCTACACCCTGGATAACGGCACCCGTATCAGCTGCCAGTAGAGTCATCACCGCTTGATATACCGCAGCGCTGGACAGAACCACCGCGCTACCACTGTCGCGCGCATTCATCAATATTCACCAACGAGGAATCACATGACCGAAACCACCGCTGTTAACTCACCTGTCGCCCCCGCCGTTAACCCCGGCAAGACCCTTGGAATTGTCGGCCTCGTGCTCTCGATCCTCCAGTTCAACGTCGTCTCGCTCGTCATCAGCATCATTGCCCTGGTGAAGTCGAAGAAGGCCGGGATGGGCAACGGATTCGCCATCGGCGGCATCATCATCTCCATCCTTTCGATCATCGGCGGAATCATCCTGATCGTTGTCGTCGTCGGTGCAGCAGCAGCACTGAGCGCGCAGTGTGCCGAGGTCGGTCCCGGTATCTGGGAGCTCGACAACGGACTCACCGTCACCTGCCCGTAAGCAGGCTCGCAAAGACCACAGCAGCGAAACGCCCCGAGGCAACTCGGGGCGTTTCGTCATTAATCCTGGCTAAACAGAGACGAGCGGATGCTCGGCGCACGCCGCGCTCTCGACGTGCTCGTCGCACACCACCATCTGCACCCGGCACGACAGGTCGTGACAGTTGGTCATGCGGTCCGAGGCTGCACCGCACAGAAAGCACTCACCGATCGTGACCGCGTTGTCGGAGAACTGCACGGCCATCCGCTGGTCGAAAACATAGAGGGAACCGTCCCACAGGCCAGAGTCGCCAAACTTCTCGCCGTAGCGAACGATGCCGCCATCGAGTTGGTAGACCTCATTGAATCCGCGGTTGCGCATGAGGCTCGTGAGGACCTCGCACCGGATGCCGCCGGTGCAGTAGGTGACGATCGGTTCATCCTTGAGGTGGTCGTATTTGCCGCTCTCGATCTCGGCGACAAAATCGCGCGTCGTCTCGACCTCGGGCACGATCGCCCCGCGGAACCGCCCGATCTCGGCCTCGAACGCGTTGCGTCCGTCGAAGAAGGTGACCTGCTTCTCTTCTACGAGTTCGTGCAACTGCTCGGGGGAGAGCCGCTGGCCGCCGCCGACGACGCCGTCGGCATTCACCTCGAGTTCGCCGGGGGCGCCAAAGCTCACGAGTTCGTCGCGAACACGCACGCTCAGGCGGGGAAAGTCGTCTCCCTGGCCGTCGCTCCACTTGACGTCCATACTTTTGAACGGCGCGTACTCTCGCGTCTTGCGCAGATAGCGCTTGACCGCAGCGATGTCACCACCGACGGTTCCGTTGATGCCGTGCTCCGAAATGAGGATGCGACCCTTCAGGCCGAGACCCTCACACAGGTCGCGCTGCCACAGGCGAATCGCTTCGGGGTCGGCAAGCGGAGTGAAACAGTAATAGAGCAGGATTTTCGGCACGGACACTGCATGATTCTAGGCGGCGATTGTTGCAACTCCACAGTCGGCTGGGCGGGCGCTAAGCCCCCGGCTAGCCTGACCACGTGAACCTGATCTGGCGTACCCTGCTGCACTTCTTTCTCTCCCGTCGACGTTCGACCCTGGGGCCTTTCGATGTGTCATCGACCGCGTTTCGGGTGCTGCCGACCGACCTCGATACCAACCGCCATATGAACAATGGGCGCTATCTTTCGATCTCCGACCTGGGGCGGCTCGACCTGCTCCGTCGCACAGGGGTCTATGCCACTCTGATGCGCAATGAGTGGTATCCCGTCGTGCAGAGCTCATCGATGACGCACAGAAAGTCGCTCATGCCGTGGCAGAAATTCGAAGTGGAATCTAAGGTTTCTGGTTTCGACGACAGGGCCGTCTACATGGAGCAACGCTTCGTAGTGAAGGGCGAGATCTACGCATCGATCGTGCTCAAGGCCCGCTTTCTCAAGCGAACGGGCGGCACGGTTCCTATGAATGAACTCGTCGCTGCGCTTGGCTTTGATGCCCCGCACACGGAGCCGGCGGGGTGGGTGCAACGGTGGGCTCAGGATGCCGCGCTGCCGTCGACGCGGCAGCCAGCGCCGAGCGAGTGGTAGCCGCTATACGTCGGGATCGCTGAGGTCATAAGGCTGCGTCGGGTCGCCATCGATCTCGACATCTTCTACGAACTCGGCATCTTCTGCCGTCGCGACATCTTCCACGTACTCTGCATCGCTCACATCCGCATCGGAGACGTTGCTAGTCTCCGCCGCGAATAACTGGTCGGCAGCCTCGTTCGACGCCGCTGCGGCGGCTGGATCCCACGCCGCAGCACCGCCCTGGTTTGCATAGGGGTCGAAGGTCATGCCCTGAGTCAACCAGCATGTGCTGCACACGTAAAGGCGATTCGGTGCCTGCACAGCCGCTCCACAGCGGGCGTCCTGCGCCGATTCTCGGGCCGCGCAAGTACCCTCGAAGCATGCAACCGACCGCGTCGCAGCCCCCCACCAACGCAGCCGAACTCGCAGAAGCATCCGTTTCTACCGTGCGCCAATGGCTTGCGGAGCGCCCCGCCGCCGACGAGTCGGGCACAGAACGTGATGCCCGCCGACTCTCGTCCCTCATGCGGGATGCCGATGTTCGCGCCATGACGATCGACTTTGTCGACCGTGTGATGCGCCCCCACGATCTGCGGGTTGCTGGCCGCAACTTCGAGATCCTGTCCCGTGAGCTGCCCGAGACTCTCGCGCCCTGGGCGCGCGTTCTCATGCAACTGGGCGGAGGCTTCTCGCTGCTCCTGCCCTGGCCTTTCGTGCCATTGAGCAGGGCAGTGTTCCGCAGGATCACACGTCACTTCATGCTCGATGCCGACCCTCGCCACCTGGAGAAAAGGCTCGCAGAACTCAAGGAGCGCGGGGTTCGCGTGACGGTGACCATGCTGGGTGACGCCATCACCACGAGCGACGATGCCGAGCGTCACCTCAGCGAGGCCAGGGAGCTGCTCGCTCGCCCCGACATCGATCAGCTTTCCCTCTCGATCGCGGCAATAGCGGGCCGTACCAACACGTGGGCGCACGACGAATCCCGGGCGAGAGTCATCGATCGTCTTGAGCCGCTCTATGAGTTCGCGGCCTCGTCTGCCGCCACAAAGTTCATCTGTCTCGACACCCTCGACTACGCCGACGTTGAGCTGAGCCTCGATGCCTTCATGACGCTTCTCGATCGGCCCAAGCTCAAGAACTATGAGGCCGGCATTGTGGTGCAGGCCTATCTGCCCGATGCGCTCGAACGCTATCAGCGGCTCACCGAATGGGCCATCGCCCGACGGGCTGAGGGCGGCGCCGGCATTAAAGTGCGACTCGTCAAGGGGGCGAATCTCGCGCAGGAGCGAGCTGAATCAGAGCCAGCAGGCTGGCCGCAGGCGCCGGTGGATTCCCGTCTCGACGCGGATACCAACTTCAAGCGGGTGCTCGACTGGGCGTTGACGCCCGAGCGCACCGACGCGGTGAAGCTGGGCATCGGCTCTCACAACCTTTTTGAGATCGCCTATGCCCAGCAGCTCGCCGAGGCTCGGGGGGTCGCTCACCGGGTCGACTACGAAATGCTGCTCGGCATGACGCTGAACAACGTCCCGCTGGTGGCGTCCCGCACAGGAGGTGTGCTGCTCTCCGCGCCCATCGTCTCCGTCCACGACGCGGCGTCGGCGGCCGGATACCTGTGTCGCAGGCTCGACGAGATCGGCGACGAGAGCAACTTCGCCTCAGCAGCCGACACCATGGCCACGGATGCTGCGCTCTTCGACCGCGAAGCATCCCGGTTCCTCCGCTCCGTGGAGGCGCTCGCAGAGCCCGCTCCGCCGGCCGCTCGGGTGCAAAACCGCGAAACCCCGGATGGTGCTGTCGACATTGCCCGCACCGATCCCACAGTCGCGGCGAACAGGGCTTGGGCTCGCGGCATTCTGCAGCGATCGACCCAATCGACGCTGCAGGCCACCGATGTGCAGGGCGCGGTGGTGCGAGACGTTTCTGCCCTCGAGCGAATCGTCGCCGACACCGCCGCGGCCGCGCCGGGGTGGGCTGGCAGGTCAGCGGCAGACCGAGCCGTGACGATGGAGGAGATCGCGCTCGTGCTCGACGCCTATCGCGCGCGCATCATCGAGGTGCTCGTGAGCGAGGTCGGAGCCACGGTGACGGAGGCGGATGCCGAGGCCAGCCGCGCCTCATGGCTCGCCCGCGAATATGCACGGCGTGTGCATGAGCTCGATGACGTGGAGAATGCCGCGTTTGTGGCGGTGCCCGTGAGCCTCGTCGCCCCCTCGTGGACGAGTCCCGTCGCCGACACCGTTGACGGAGTGCTCTCGGCGCTTGCCGCCGGCTCCGCAGTGATTGTGCAGCCGGCGCATCAGGCGCAGCGCAGCGCGTCGCTCGTGATTGCCGCGATTCACGAGGCCGGAATCGACCATGCCCTCGTGGCGATGGTCGCGCCAGAAGATGCAACGATTGCCCGCGCCACGGTAGCTCACCCTGCGATCGGCCGCGTGAGCTTTTGGGGCGACAGAGACACCGCGGCCCTGCTGCGGTCCTGGAGGCCCGAACGCCCCGCAATCGGCGACAGTGTGGGCATCGCATCCGTGATCGTTACTCCCAGCGCTGACTACCGCCTCGCCGCGGCCGATATCGTGGCCAGCGCATTCGCGCGGGGTGGGCAGCATCCGCACGGCACCCGCCTCGTGATTCTGGTGGGGTCCCTGCTCGACTCCGCCGAGTTTCGCAGGGAGCTCGCCGACGCCGTCATCACCTCGTTTGCGGGTCGCCCCCACGAGATCTCCACCCGGGTAGGTCCGCTGATCGGTCCCGCTCCCGAGCGGCTGCGCCGGGCGCTGAGCGTGCTCGGCAGCGGAGAGAGCTGGCTCGTGCAGCCGGAGCCTTTGGACGCGGCAGGGCAGCTCTGGCGGCCCGGTGTGCGGGACGGGGTCCCCGCAGAGAGCGCCGTCGAACGGGCCGTCGCCGGCCCCGTGATCGCGCTCACCGCAGTGGACACCCTCGAGGCGGCGATCGATCTTCAGAACTCCGCCCATCCGCCCGCCGCCGCCCTCTATTCGCTCACGCTCGACGAGATCGCGCTGTGGCTCGACTCCGTGGACTCGGGCAGCGTCCATGTAAACCACGCCACGATCGGGCCGCCGCCAGACACCCTTCCATTCGGCGGATGGCGCGGCACGACCACGGGACCAGACAGAGTGCTTGCCCTGGCCGACTGGGCGCCGGTGTTCGGGGAGCCGCAGCAGTCAGTGCGCCTCGACGGCGTCTCGCCCGAGGTGCGATCTCTCATCGACGCGGCACTGCCGTCGATGTCGTTCGTGGAGTTCGACCTCGTGCGAGCCGGCGCAGAAAGCGATGAGCGGGCCTGGCGGCGCCACTACCGCGACCCCGTGGAACTCGCTGAGTTTCGCACGCTGCGCACGGTGGTTCGTCACCTGCCCGTTGCCACCACCATTCGCCTCTCGGAAGGGGCCTCCGCCGCGCAGCTCATTCGTGTGCTTGCGGCGGCCACCAGGGCGGGTGCCCGAATCGCGATCAGCTCTGCCGAGCCGGTCGCCGCGGGGCTGATGCAGCTCTTCGGCAGCGCTGCGAGCCCGCTGAGGGTGACGACAGTGATCGTGGAGAGCGACGCCCGCTGGTGCGCCAGGCTGCAGGCTGGCGAGGTCACGACGCCGCACATCCGCGTAATCGGCGGGGCCGCCGAGGCGACCGCAATTGCCCTCGTGCACCGCCCAGAAATCGGCGTCTATTCAGCGCCGATCACAACCTCGGGGCGCCTCGAGCTGCTGCCGATGTTGCGCACGCAAACCGTGACCCTCACGGCACATCGCTATGGCTACGCCGACCCGGCCATCGCCAAGATCGAGTTCTAGTGGCGACTGCCCCCTAGTGGGTGGGTGCCGCCGTGCGTGCGCTCACGAGTTCGGGGTGGTGGATCGCGGCGACATCGGGATGCGCGCGCAGCCGGCTCTTGATGGCATTCTCGCCATAGGTAGAGAACAGCGGTTCGCCGTGCGCATCGGCGGTCACGCCGCCCGCCTGTGCCCGCAGCTCGTCCGGCAGCGGAATCGAGGGAATCGTGGCGTCGAGGGCCGGTGCGTAGAAGTAGGGCACCGAGATGCGGTCCTGCCCCGAGCCGGGTGAGACCACCCGGTGGATGGTGGCCCGCAGATAGCCCTCCGTCGCGACTTCGAGAAGTTCGCCGATGTTGACGACAAAGGCGTAGGGGAGCGGCGGAGCGTCGATCCAGTCGCCGTCCTTCTCGACCTGCAAGCCGACCTTGCCCTCCTCGACATAGAGCAGGGTGAGAACGCCGAAGTCCTTATGGGCGCCAACGCCCTGCTGGGGCTCGGGGTCATCCTTGCCGGGGTAGCGCACAATCTTGATCAAGGTCGACGGCTCGTGGGCGAATGCCGCGTCGAACACGTCAGGGTCAGCGCCGAGGGATTCGGCCCAGGCGCGCATGAGCGTGATCGAGAGGGCATCCATCTGAGCTTGCCATTCGGCCACAACGTCGCGCAGGTGCGGCAGCGCGGTGGGCCACTGGTTGGGGCCCTCGAGGGTCCAGAAGGGGGCTACGCCCTCGCCCTTCTCGACGGCGGCGCGCTCGGGGCCGATGTCGATCTGCTCGCGCCAGTCGACCCTGCCCTGCGTGAGCTCTCCGCCGACACGGGTATAGCCGCGAAAGTGGCGGCTCTTGATGTTCTCGATTTCGAGTTTGTCTGCGTCGGGCAGATCAAAGAACTCGCGCGCTGTGCCGATGATTCCATCGAAGAGTTCGTGCGGGATGCCGTGCCCGGTGAGGTAGAAAAAACCGTATTCGTGGGTCGCGTCTCGCAGCTCGCGACGGAACGCTGCGGCCTCGTCATCGCCCTGGTTCAGGCGGGAAAGATCGAGGACGGGGAGTGTAGCGGTGGTCATTTAACAGTTGTAGCAATTCGTCACCATTCGGCGCGCCTCATTACGTGACAACATATTTCGAGTAACTCGGTGAAGACCTCGCTATTCTTAACCTTCTTGTTCTAAAACGTTGGAGTTATGAATGGCAGGGCAGGCCAATCTCGACCAGGTTTTCGGAGCTCTCGCCGACCCCACGCGTCGGCGTATTTTGAGCATCCTGCGCGATGGCGACGCAACCGTTGCCGAGCTGGCCGCCCCCTTCAGCATTAGCCAGCCCGCCGTTTCGCGCCACCTGAAGGTTCTCGAAAATGCGGGGCTCATAGCGCGGCAGCGAGCAGGGACGGCGCGCTTGAGCGAGCTCACCGCCGCGCCCCTGAGGGATGCGGCCCACTGGATTGTGGCGTTCGAAGAATTCTGGCCCGGCAGCGCTGATCGTCAGGAGGAGTCGCTGCTCGAGAACTTTCTCACCGACGACGAATGGATCATCTAGAACCGCTGCCGAGTCAGTCTCGCGCTCGCTCGATCAGCTTCGAGAGAACGATCGAACTGCGGGTGTGGTCAACATTGGGGGCATCGCGCACCCGTTCGATAGCGGCCTCCAAACTCGTGATGTCGCGGCTGCGCATGTGCACGATCGCGTCGGCGCTGCCGCTCACGGTTCCGGCACCGACAACCTCGGGGATTTCGCCGAGCATCCTGCGCAGGTCGCCCGGCGAAACGGTGCCGCGGCAGAACAGCTCGACATAGGCCTCGGTGCCGAGTCCGTCGACGGCGGGGTCGACCTGGATGGTGAAGCCGCGAATCACTCCGTCGGCGACGAGCCGGTCGACCCGGCGCTTGACTGCGGAGGCCGAAAGCCCGATCACGTCGCCGATGTCGCCATATCCCGCCCTCG is drawn from Salinibacterium hongtaonis and contains these coding sequences:
- a CDS encoding ArsR/SmtB family transcription factor, whose amino-acid sequence is MAGQANLDQVFGALADPTRRRILSILRDGDATVAELAAPFSISQPAVSRHLKVLENAGLIARQRAGTARLSELTAAPLRDAAHWIVAFEEFWPGSADRQEESLLENFLTDDEWII
- a CDS encoding isopenicillin N synthase family dioxygenase yields the protein MTTATLPVLDLSRLNQGDDEAAAFRRELRDATHEYGFFYLTGHGIPHELFDGIIGTAREFFDLPDADKLEIENIKSRHFRGYTRVGGELTQGRVDWREQIDIGPERAAVEKGEGVAPFWTLEGPNQWPTALPHLRDVVAEWQAQMDALSITLMRAWAESLGADPDVFDAAFAHEPSTLIKIVRYPGKDDPEPQQGVGAHKDFGVLTLLYVEEGKVGLQVEKDGDWIDAPPLPYAFVVNIGELLEVATEGYLRATIHRVVSPGSGQDRISVPYFYAPALDATIPSIPLPDELRAQAGGVTADAHGEPLFSTYGENAIKSRLRAHPDVAAIHHPELVSARTAAPTH
- a CDS encoding Lrp/AsnC family transcriptional regulator, whose translation is MDNLDTGILTLLRKNARAGYGDIGDVIGLSASAVKRRVDRLVADGVIRGFTIQVDPAVDGLGTEAYVELFCRGTVSPGDLRRMLGEIPEVVGAGTVSGSADAIVHMRSRDITSLEAAIERVRDAPNVDHTRSSIVLSKLIERARD